One Rossellomorea aquimaris DNA window includes the following coding sequences:
- a CDS encoding DUF2535 family protein produces MKKRIDTLLTKTIEFKSKDGRKIKILEVPVMKEDSPLYLRVNLRLHQFISKVVNQNGPKTMYSFREHLKRTTKWSEYEEIYQSEELKNNA; encoded by the coding sequence GTGAAAAAGAGGATTGATACTTTGCTGACAAAAACCATTGAGTTCAAATCAAAGGATGGACGGAAGATCAAAATCTTAGAAGTTCCTGTCATGAAGGAAGATAGCCCGCTCTATCTAAGGGTAAACCTCAGGCTTCATCAATTCATTTCAAAGGTTGTCAATCAGAATGGGCCTAAGACCATGTACAGCTTTAGAGAACATTTAAAGAGAACGACGAAATGGTCAGAGTATGAAGAAATTTATCAATCAGAAGAGTTAAAGAATAATGCATAA
- a CDS encoding nucleoside hydrolase: MADKKKVLVISDFGIDDIVAVLYAYYSDTIEIVGIVSDYGNVSKASALKNVKYLQSITGITDIPVIGGAVSALTGIQPQFYPDVHGIEGLGPITLDDIEIDNSEITENFYEINALIEKYADELYIYSAGRLTSLATAFVLYPETMKKVKEFYVMGGAFHVPGNVTPTAEANFYGDPYAANILIQLAPKQIHLIPLDVTMYALVTPAMIDHLHEFYVKSNDKVGQIIKPMVDYYYKFYKKTYPDISGSPLHDLLAMWALADSDKMMFEEVPIRVATNTGWTFGQSIGDFRQSKDKENWQVHKIAKQFNYGQFITEVFETLKSGPSR; this comes from the coding sequence TTGGCTGATAAGAAAAAAGTATTGGTGATTTCAGACTTTGGGATCGATGATATTGTCGCAGTATTATATGCTTACTATAGTGATACGATTGAAATTGTAGGGATTGTTTCCGATTATGGAAATGTCTCTAAAGCGAGTGCATTGAAAAACGTCAAATATCTTCAAAGTATTACGGGAATCACGGATATACCTGTTATCGGGGGAGCGGTCTCTGCTTTAACAGGCATACAGCCACAATTCTATCCAGATGTACACGGTATCGAAGGATTGGGACCGATAACCCTTGATGATATAGAGATCGACAACTCAGAAATAACCGAAAACTTTTATGAAATCAATGCACTAATTGAGAAGTATGCCGATGAGTTATATATATACTCTGCTGGTCGATTGACTTCCTTGGCAACTGCCTTTGTGCTATACCCGGAAACAATGAAAAAGGTGAAAGAATTTTATGTGATGGGAGGTGCATTTCATGTACCGGGGAATGTGACACCTACGGCGGAAGCAAATTTCTATGGCGATCCGTATGCTGCCAATATCTTGATTCAACTCGCCCCCAAACAAATTCATCTCATCCCCTTAGATGTAACCATGTATGCTCTGGTGACACCTGCTATGATTGATCATCTCCATGAATTTTATGTGAAATCAAACGATAAAGTCGGGCAGATCATTAAGCCGATGGTGGATTATTACTATAAGTTCTATAAGAAAACGTATCCTGATATTTCGGGAAGTCCCCTGCACGACTTATTGGCAATGTGGGCTCTTGCGGATAGCGACAAAATGATGTTTGAAGAAGTTCCTATCCGGGTTGCCACCAATACAGGCTGGACTTTTGGTCAGAGCATAGGAGATTTTAGGCAGTCAAAGGATAAAGAAAATTGGCAGGTCCATAAGATCGCAAAGCAGTTCAACTATGGGCAGTTTATCACAGAGGTATTCGAGACATTGAAATCTGGTCCGAGCCGATAG
- a CDS encoding SOS response-associated peptidase, with the protein MVCGRFSLTTPLEELVRQYLIDEFLEEWQPRYNIAPTQKVLSLISHKGKRRAGEITWGLVPHWANRKKWKPLINARSETLLEKPSFNSLVHSKRMVIFADGFYEWKKEKDQKVPVRFQLKEEEPFVFAGLWDRNGEFTTSTILTTGANSLVQPVHERMPVMLTCPEAIEKWLNTDDYSFEEASSVLMPLQNDQMKGYQVAEIVNSPKHDSPECIVPVS; encoded by the coding sequence GTGGTGTGCGGTAGATTTTCCTTAACAACCCCTTTAGAAGAATTAGTGAGACAATACTTAATTGATGAATTCCTTGAAGAGTGGCAGCCAAGATACAATATTGCTCCAACACAAAAAGTTTTGTCCCTTATTTCACATAAGGGCAAACGCAGAGCGGGAGAGATAACATGGGGTCTCGTCCCTCATTGGGCCAATCGGAAGAAGTGGAAACCGTTGATCAATGCCCGCAGTGAAACCTTATTGGAGAAACCGAGCTTCAATTCCCTTGTCCATTCGAAAAGAATGGTGATTTTTGCCGATGGATTTTATGAATGGAAGAAGGAGAAAGACCAAAAGGTACCTGTAAGATTTCAATTAAAAGAAGAAGAGCCATTTGTATTTGCAGGATTGTGGGATCGCAATGGGGAGTTCACGACCTCCACGATCCTTACGACAGGGGCAAATTCTCTTGTACAACCAGTACATGAACGAATGCCCGTTATGCTCACTTGTCCGGAAGCGATTGAGAAATGGTTAAACACAGACGATTACTCTTTTGAAGAAGCTTCTTCCGTATTAATGCCTCTTCAAAATGACCAAATGAAAGGGTACCAAGTAGCCGAAATCGTCAATTCACCCAAACACGATTCCCCCGAATGTATTGTGCCTGTTTCATAA
- a CDS encoding PCYCGC motif-containing (lipo)protein, which translates to MKKNLLLYFTVVIGLLGILVGCSSNQEEEAHHDHTAANGDLREETVSVDTLPSFLDDKDDNIKLIYSSAAKNPELLQYIPCYCGCGDSAGHESNLNCFVYEIKGEKVVWDDHGTRCQVCLEIAAESIVKYKNGESIKQIRNFIDEQYNEGYAKPTPTPMPS; encoded by the coding sequence ATGAAGAAAAATCTCTTATTATATTTCACTGTTGTTATTGGTTTATTAGGTATTCTTGTGGGTTGTTCAAGCAATCAGGAGGAGGAAGCCCATCATGATCATACAGCCGCCAATGGGGATCTTCGGGAGGAAACGGTTTCCGTTGATACACTTCCCTCTTTTCTCGATGATAAGGACGACAATATAAAGCTTATTTATTCTTCAGCCGCTAAAAACCCTGAACTGTTACAATATATCCCTTGTTATTGCGGGTGCGGTGACTCTGCCGGGCACGAGAGCAATCTTAATTGCTTTGTTTACGAAATAAAAGGGGAAAAAGTGGTATGGGATGATCACGGTACCAGATGTCAGGTGTGTTTGGAGATTGCGGCAGAATCCATTGTTAAGTACAAGAATGGTGAATCCATCAAGCAAATTAGAAACTTTATTGATGAACAATATAATGAAGGTTACGCTAAGCCTACCCCGACGCCTATGCCTTCATAA
- a CDS encoding DegV family protein translates to MTKIKIVTDSTVDLSDEVVKELDIHVVPLSISIDGETYLDRVDLSPLSFLEKMKASKELPKSSQPPAGTFVELYDELGKDGSKVLSIHMTGGMSGTVRSAESAAEMSSSEVAVVDSRFISKGLAFQVIEAAKLAKEGKPLEEILKAVETIRQNTNLFVVVDTLENLAKGGRIGKGRAMIGSLLNIKPIASLEGGEYTPVAKVRSHSQVVKYLTTQFLDDVKGKTIRGVGLVHADGLELAQNLKAKIIEKTGFDQIDIVPTTPIISTHTGIGAIGFMYYTD, encoded by the coding sequence TTGACCAAAATTAAGATTGTAACAGACTCAACAGTAGATTTATCAGATGAGGTCGTAAAGGAACTGGATATTCATGTAGTTCCTCTATCCATTTCAATCGATGGAGAGACATACTTAGATAGAGTAGATCTTTCACCACTTAGCTTTCTGGAAAAAATGAAAGCTTCTAAAGAATTACCAAAAAGTTCCCAGCCGCCGGCAGGAACATTTGTTGAACTTTATGATGAATTAGGAAAAGATGGTTCGAAAGTTTTATCCATACATATGACAGGTGGAATGAGTGGTACAGTACGCTCAGCCGAGTCTGCTGCAGAAATGTCTTCATCAGAAGTGGCGGTTGTAGATTCACGCTTTATTTCTAAAGGACTGGCCTTTCAGGTAATTGAAGCTGCCAAACTTGCTAAAGAAGGAAAGCCATTGGAAGAAATTCTGAAAGCAGTTGAAACGATCCGTCAAAATACAAACTTGTTCGTTGTGGTAGATACACTTGAGAACCTTGCAAAAGGTGGTAGAATCGGAAAGGGACGTGCAATGATCGGTTCCTTGCTAAATATTAAACCAATCGCTTCATTAGAAGGAGGCGAGTACACTCCGGTGGCAAAGGTTCGAAGCCATTCACAGGTTGTAAAATACTTAACAACGCAATTTCTAGACGATGTAAAAGGGAAGACAATCCGTGGTGTTGGGCTTGTTCATGCAGATGGCCTGGAGCTCGCACAAAATCTCAAGGCTAAAATTATCGAAAAAACAGGTTTCGACCAAATCGATATAGTTCCGACAACACCAATCATCAGTACGCATACTGGAATTGGTGCGATAGGATTTATGTATTACACTGATTGA